The genomic DNA CGGCACAATCAGGCTGCCTTTCGAGCGGGCGATGGCACCGTTCAGCGTATTGGTCAGGCCCTGATTCTGCTGCACGCGAAAATCGAAACCGTGCTGAGCCTGTAACGCCTTGATGCGCTCGGCACTGTCATCCTGCGAACCGTCATCGACCACCAGCAACTCGATGTTTTTGTAGCTCTGGTTGAGGACGCTGAGGATACTTTCCTCAATGTACGGGCCATGGTTGTACGAGGCGATGATGACGGTGACGATGGGTTGCATCGCGCTCATGGCTTTTTCTTCGCTCACGGCTGCTCCTTGCGGGCCTGTTCCAGGCCGGAGTCGATCAGGTCCAGGTACTCCTGACGGAACACCTCGATATCATGTTGTTCCTGCAGATAGCGGTAGGCTTGCTCGCCCTTGGCCTTGAGCTCGTCGTCCGACAGCGCCAGATAGTTATCCAGTGCCGCTACCAGACTCGGCACGTCCTTGGGGGTGATTGCCAGACCGCCAGCCCCTTCGATCAGCGGCAGCATCGCCGGCACGTTCGAGGCGATTACCGGCAGGTGTCCGCTCATGCCTTCGAGCAAGGCCAGGCCGAGGCCTTCGGCCAGCGACGGCATGGTCCAGATATCAAAGGCACGCACGTACTGCAGAGCGTTTTCCTTGAAACCCAACAGGTGCGCACGACCGCTCAGGCCTGATTGCTCGATCTCGGCCGCCAGCGGCGCCTGCAAGCGACCGGCACCGATAATTGCCAGTTGAGTGTTCGGGTATTTGTCTTTCAGCGCGGCAAAGGCCTGGAGCAAATAGGTGTGGCCCTTGACCGAGACCAGTCGCCCCAGCGCGCCAATCAAACGCACATTCGGCTCAATGCCCAATAGCTCGCGGGCTTTTTCGCGGCTGTGCTGCAAGCCTTCGGCCTGCTCGATGTCGATCGCATTGGTGATGGCGTAGGTGTTCTGCTCGGTAAAGCCGCAATCACAGTCCAGCAGATACTGTTTGACCGCCGGCGACACGCCGACGAAACGCCAGTGCCGATCGATCAGGCGCTGGGTCTGACGGCGCCGGTAGAAACGATCGTACTCGCCAAAGCCGTGGGAGATGCCAATACACAGCGGCACCTTCAACCAGCGGTTGAGGGTAAGCATCATGTTCACCGGCTTGAAGCGGTTGCAGATCACCACGTCGAATTTTTCCCGACGGCAGAACTTGTACAACTGCCACATCGCTCGCAGGCGCATGCCCTTGAGCGACTTGTCGGAAAATTCGAAATACACCGAACGGTCGGCGCGACTCACCGGCTCGCCGGGTCCTGGCTTGCCCCGCAGAAACGCTGCGGTCACTTCATAGCGATCCGATGGCAGCGCCTTGACGATCTGCTCGGCCAGGTCGGCGAAATCATTGGCTTTGACGTTGTAGTCAGGTTGCAGCTGCAGAACCTTTGACCGTTGACTCATAACTCTCCCCGGTGGACGCCAGCCTCACCTTGCTTCAGTAACCAGAGCAATTCCTGGCGTCTGACCGCTTTTCGAAAAAACTCGTTTTCGCCATACATCGACGGTGCCCGATCGGCGAGCAGACGCTGGATCAGTCGACGCAAACGGCGCTTGAACGGTACAGGTGGCTGCAGGTCATGCATCATGCCCAGCGCCATGGCTTTGTCGCGTTGCAGCTCGATGGACAACGGCAGGCACAGCGGCTGCATCGGCACCGTCGCATCGAAGGCCGGAGGCAGCGCGATGC from Pseudomonas baetica includes the following:
- a CDS encoding glycosyltransferase family 4 protein, which translates into the protein MSQRSKVLQLQPDYNVKANDFADLAEQIVKALPSDRYEVTAAFLRGKPGPGEPVSRADRSVYFEFSDKSLKGMRLRAMWQLYKFCRREKFDVVICNRFKPVNMMLTLNRWLKVPLCIGISHGFGEYDRFYRRRQTQRLIDRHWRFVGVSPAVKQYLLDCDCGFTEQNTYAITNAIDIEQAEGLQHSREKARELLGIEPNVRLIGALGRLVSVKGHTYLLQAFAALKDKYPNTQLAIIGAGRLQAPLAAEIEQSGLSGRAHLLGFKENALQYVRAFDIWTMPSLAEGLGLALLEGMSGHLPVIASNVPAMLPLIEGAGGLAITPKDVPSLVAALDNYLALSDDELKAKGEQAYRYLQEQHDIEVFRQEYLDLIDSGLEQARKEQP